A segment of the Agrobacterium tumefaciens genome:
CGTGGGTTCGACGTAGCGCCGAAACTCCGGTCGATAGGTCTGCATCAGCCGGTGGGTGTGGCGTTGATCCCAGCGAAAACCGCGGCCGATAAACAGGCGTTGCCGACTGACCGGCACCTGCCGGCTGGTCATGACATAGCGAGGCAGGCGGCGGATGTTGCGGCGGTATCGCAAGATAGCCATCGCCTCGCGCAAGCGGATGCCGCCGAACACGAGGAATGCCAGAGCGCTGCCGAAGCCCAGCAGCGGGCTTAACGCCAGCGACCAGGGTGCCACCATGCACACCAACGCGGCGCCGGCGCAAACCGCAACGGTGTATAGCTCCACCGCTGGCCGCAGCAGCACTTCCACCGCATGAGGCTGGGCCATGATGGCGCACTCACTGCTCGATGCCGGTGGCGGTGATCAGGACCGGGTAATGCCGCAGTCCCAACCGCTGCGCGAGGTCGTCACCCGATACCGGAGACAACGTGAGCTCGGGAGCCAGCTTGCGCAACCCAGCAAGTGTCTCCGCCGATCCGACATTGACCACGAGACCGATGGCGCTGATTTCGTGCAGCGCCGCTTTGCGCTCAATCAACCAGGCGCGAGAGCGTTCGTCATCACCGATGAGGAAAACGGGGGCCAGGCCTGGTGCCTGGATCACCCTGCGAGGTTCATCGCCGGGCGACAGCCGCTCCGAGCGCACGGGCAGCATATCGGCTTCGCTGAAGGTCTTGCCTGCGGACGGCGGCACAGAGATCTGCGGCGGGTTCGGTTGGCCCTGGCGTGGTGGCAGGTCCAGCGCCTGGTAGTAAGGCAAGGCCGACCTGCCTCCATGGTCCTCGACCACCACGAGAGGCGGTTGGCCTGCCAGGGCTGGCAGACCACCGGAACATAACAGGGCGCAAACAATCGGCCTCGCGGCAACGGCAGTGAAGGTAGGCTTCATGGGGTATTCCTCCTGGTGGAAGCGTCAGCACGGGAAGGACCCACCACACGCGCCAGGTGCTGACTGACGCTGCGCCGGTAGCGCGCGGCGGGGGCGCCGCCAGCCGGGCGGTGATAGCGACCGATCGCGAGCAACCAGTCTTCGCCCGGCGTATGCTGTTCACGCAGGATTTCGGCCGCGATCGCGAGGTTGCGATATGGATCGAGCAGGTCGCAGGGGTGGCTGTAGCGATGCTTCTGGTAACCCAGGTTGATCTGAGCCAGTCCCGCGTCGATACGAGTTGGCGGCACTTCGCGCAACGCTTTGTTCAGCCCGCTGCATGCCTCGGCGTGGCTGCCGAAACGGCGGGCGGTTCCAGCGACGTTCAGGGTCCAGGGCCATGGGACCAGTCGGCCACCACGCCGCAAACCGCTCTCCTGCAGCGCAACGGCATAGAGCACCGGGGACGGAATATCCGCACGCTGCGCCGCGACCTGGTAGGCAGGAGGCGGTATCTCCTGTGCCCTGGCGAGCGCGGTTCCGGCGATCGAGACGGCCAGAACTGCAAGCAGGCGCGCATAGCGGTTCATTGCCTTTGCCATTCGCCGCCGATCTGCCGCACGACGGCTGGCAGATCCCCTTGCAGGCCCAGCGACAACCAGCGGCCTGCATCATGGTTGAGGGTGATGGAGCCGCTACGAACACGGGCGGGGTCAATCCGGGCACGCTTGGCCCAATCGCGGATGCGGGCATCATCCTGGCGGCTGCCGACCATGTAGAGGTCGAATTCGGCCCCGGAGGTCTGCAATTGCTGGACAAGCTGGCCGCATGGGGCACAACCGTCCTTTATGAATACGGCCAACCGGTTCCCATCGCCC
Coding sequences within it:
- a CDS encoding integrating conjugative element protein, giving the protein MKPTFTAVAARPIVCALLCSGGLPALAGQPPLVVVEDHGGRSALPYYQALDLPPRQGQPNPPQISVPPSAGKTFSEADMLPVRSERLSPGDEPRRVIQAPGLAPVFLIGDDERSRAWLIERKAALHEISAIGLVVNVGSAETLAGLRKLAPELTLSPVSGDDLAQRLGLRHYPVLITATGIEQ
- a CDS encoding lytic transglycosylase domain-containing protein is translated as MAKAMNRYARLLAVLAVSIAGTALARAQEIPPPAYQVAAQRADIPSPVLYAVALQESGLRRGGRLVPWPWTLNVAGTARRFGSHAEACSGLNKALREVPPTRIDAGLAQINLGYQKHRYSHPCDLLDPYRNLAIAAEILREQHTPGEDWLLAIGRYHRPAGGAPAARYRRSVSQHLARVVGPSRADASTRRNTP